From a region of the Paenibacillus sp. R14(2021) genome:
- a CDS encoding spore germination protein has product MIEQVKHRFSRTGDLFGQRVVIRDASLFVCGLRSLIDFPQSVDLLRMQSLGTAESGPSVMDALLGLGYELKPDDEDKACAEILNGMLVVIDEGSNRCLCLYPIRNQLSRSLSTPLMENNIRGSGTSFNEDIDTNIGLLRKQFNTHDLGLTTYTFGSTVKSRVIVSYMKGSVEPKMLQALTEKLESQLNQGVANLQDLSNILKFPKLSLVSRYNATELPQNASRALRSGKIVLFVERFPFALVVPSLITDMLVTEDDMNHPAVYMFLFRAIRLIGLITTLIFPGLYVALVSVNPDVLQFELAHSIAMSRLDVPYPAIVETLILLFVLELIMEAIIRLPSSIGPTVTMVGGIVLGQAVVTAKLVSNLLIIVLAAVTIANATVVGYQNSLTIRLFKYLLLFLSTIFGVLGLLSGLVIIVAYLSSVRTLDVPYLQLKPKGD; this is encoded by the coding sequence ATGATTGAACAAGTGAAGCATCGCTTCTCGCGAACCGGCGATCTGTTCGGCCAGCGGGTCGTGATTCGTGACGCCTCGCTCTTCGTATGCGGGCTTCGGTCACTGATCGACTTCCCGCAGAGCGTCGACTTGCTGCGTATGCAGTCGCTCGGCACCGCGGAATCGGGACCAAGCGTAATGGACGCGCTGCTTGGGCTTGGATACGAGCTGAAGCCGGATGACGAAGATAAAGCCTGCGCGGAAATCCTGAACGGCATGCTTGTCGTCATCGACGAAGGCTCTAATCGATGTCTGTGCCTTTATCCCATTCGAAATCAGCTCAGCCGTTCCTTATCCACGCCGCTCATGGAAAATAACATCCGGGGCTCGGGCACGTCTTTCAATGAGGATATCGACACCAACATCGGCCTTCTCCGCAAGCAGTTCAACACGCATGATCTTGGACTCACCACCTATACGTTCGGAAGTACGGTCAAGAGCCGGGTCATTGTGTCCTATATGAAGGGCAGCGTGGAACCTAAAATGCTGCAAGCCTTGACCGAGAAGCTGGAATCGCAATTAAACCAGGGCGTCGCCAATTTACAGGATCTATCGAATATTTTGAAGTTTCCGAAATTATCACTCGTTTCCAGGTATAACGCGACCGAATTGCCCCAAAATGCATCGCGTGCCTTGCGTTCCGGAAAGATTGTACTGTTTGTAGAACGGTTTCCGTTTGCCTTGGTCGTACCGAGCCTCATAACGGACATGCTCGTGACGGAAGACGATATGAATCACCCGGCCGTCTATATGTTCTTGTTCCGCGCGATCCGTCTGATCGGCTTGATCACCACGCTGATTTTCCCGGGTCTCTACGTTGCGCTGGTCTCCGTCAATCCGGACGTGCTTCAGTTCGAGCTGGCCCATTCGATCGCGATGAGCCGCCTGGACGTACCTTACCCCGCCATCGTCGAAACGTTGATTTTGCTCTTCGTCTTGGAATTAATCATGGAGGCGATTATTCGGCTCCCCTCCAGCATCGGACCTACGGTCACGATGGTCGGCGGTATCGTACTTGGACAAGCGGTCGTGACGGCCAAGCTGGTGAGCAATTTGCTCATTATCGTCCTTGCTGCCGTCACGATCGCCAATGCAACCGTCGTTGGCTATCAGAACTCCCTCACCATCCGCCTGTTTAAATATTTGCTCTTGTTTCTATCGACGATCTTCGGCGTTCTCGGCCTTTTATCGGGCCTCGTGATCATCGTTGCCTATTTAAGCAGTGTTCGGACACTAGACGTTCCTTATTTGCAATTAAAACCCAAAGGTGATTAG